The Streptomyces halobius genomic interval TGACCTGCTGCGATTTCGGGACCGCGACGACGTATCCGAGCCCGGCCTCCTCGAGCATGCGGCGGAAGTGCCAGTCCTGGCCGTAGAGGGCATCGGCGGTCACCCACGCGATAGGCAGCGGTGACGACAGGGCCCGGGCGATCAGGACCCGGGCCAGCTCGGTCTTGGTGGCGAAACCACGCTCGTCGGGCACCTTCGCCGCCCGGCACCGCTCCCGGTCGGACGTCCAGGACTTCGGCAGGTACAGCTCCCGGTCCACCAACGTCCGCCCCCGCGAGGACGCGTACGCGGCGAACACCGCGACCTGGCAGTTCTCAGTACGTCCCGGGGCCTGTATTTCAATTACTGCTCGGTGCTCGGGTGTTGGCGGGACAATGGGGTGTGACTGCGCGTACGGCCGCTCGGGCTTCAGTTGTGGCCTTGAGGGCGAAGTTCGATCAGTTCCTTCCCCATCTCGATGAGCGGCGCCGTCGGATCTACCTGGCCAGCGAGGCCGCCGCGCTTGGCCACGGCGGGATCACGCTGGTGGCGGCCGCTTCTGGCGCCAGTGCGGCCACCATCGCACGCGGGATCGCCGAGCTGTCCGGGCACCCTTTGCCAGCCGGGCGGATCCGGGCTCCAGGAGCCGGCCGTAAGCCGGTGACGGTCACCGACCCCGGTCTGCTGCCCGCGCTTGAAGCTCTGATCGAGCCGCACACCCGGGGCGATCCGGTCTCGCCGTTGCGCTGGACCACGCTCTCGCTACGGTCCCTGGCCTCGACGCTGACCACTTAGGGCCACCCGGTCAGCGCGGCGACCGTTGGGCGCCTGCTGCACACCCTGGGATACAGCCTGCAGAGCACCGCCAAGACCACGGAAGGTGCCAGTCATCCGGACCGGGATGCTCAGTTCACGCACATCAACGCCACTGCCGCGGCCTTCCTCGAAGACAACCAGCCGGTGATCAGCGTGGACACCAAGGCCAAAGAGTGGCTCGGCAACCGCGACCGACCTGGCCGCACCTGGCGGCCAGGTAAGAACCCCATCCGTGTGGACTGCCACACGTTCACCACCAGCAACCAGCCCGTGGTCATCCCCTACGGGATCTACGACATCGCTCGCAACACCGGCTGGGTCAACGTCGGGACCGACCACGACACGGGCGAGTTCGCGGTGGAATCCATCCGCCGCTGGTGGCAGCAGCGCGGACGGAAGGACCACCCAGACGCCGGTCGGCTGCTGATCACCGCCGACTGCGGTGGTTCCAACGACCCCCGCCGCTGGACATGGAAGAAGCACCTCGCCGCCTTCGCCCTGGAAAGCGGACTGGAGATCACGGTCTGCCACTTCCCACCCGGAACACAATGCCGTTGCTTGACTCACTGAACTATCGCGGGCTGCAACGTGAAGACCTTGGCTGCGACCCGCCGTGTTGGCCGCCGGTCCCGGGTGTTGATCCGGTAGGAGAGCTTCGAGGAGTACTTCGAGTCTGGACGCTTCAGGTGCCGGTCCGCCTCGCGCAGGCGCCTGGCTCCGCTGTCGAGCTTCCGATGCACCTTCTCCGCCAGCACGGCCAGAAACTCCTTGATCTTCGTGGGCGTGTCCGAGCACTGGCGGACCACGCTGCGCCGCACGTGTTTGAGGACCTTGACGAACGAGACCCGGTCCGGATTGATCCCGTTGTCGTCAGCCAGACCTAAGATGACCTGCGTGAGGCAGTGGTGCACGGCCAGATGCGCCCAGACCTCCTGACGCACCAGATCCGGGTCGCCCGAGCGCAGGACCTCGGCCGGCCCGCGCTGGAACGTCTTGATCTGCCGGAACGCCGACTCCGCCTCCCACCTCGCATGGTAGAGCCCTGCCAACTCCGCCGCCGGATAAGCAACCGGGTCCAGCAGGTCAGTCAACAGCCTGACCACCTCGCCGCCGTCGACGCGGTACTCGACCACCCGGACCAGCACCCCGCCGGGATGCGCGCCTGTCTGCCCGGCCAGGTTCATCCTCGCCATATAGGTGCCGTCAGGCAGATGCTCGACCGGACGAGCCGCAACGCTCGACCGGGCCCGGATCAGCAGATGCGCCCCGGCCCCGGTGTACGCCTTCCACAGCGCCACCCCGGGAAAGCACCGGTCCATGATGACCAGCATCCCGGCAGCCGAGCCGGCCATTTTGACCGCCAACTCCGGCTCGCCGCCGCTGAACCCGCCCACCGCCGCGTCGATCTGCGCGTACGTGCCGCACTCGGTCAGCGTCACCACCCGCGCCTGCGGGAACCCCGCGGGCTGGCCGTTCTTGACCGGGCCGCCGAACACGGCCCGGTTGGTCGTCGTATCCGGCGCATCCAGCACGAACCCGTCCACCGCAGCCAGACGCATCCCACGATAGAAGGCGCTCTCCAAACCAACAGGAGCCAACGGGCCGGCCAGCTCGCGGAACACGGTTTCCAAGACCAGCGGTCCCAGGCGCCTGCGCGCCCGCGTGAACGAGGACTTGTTGGGGATACTCCCGCTCAACTCCGCAATATCACCGACCAGTTGCTCCGCCACGTCGTCGTAGGAGTCCTGCTGGAACAGGGCCAGGGCGAGCGTGAAGTAGACCATGAACCCGGCCGGCAGGGCGCCGGACTTCTTGTCGCGAACCCCGCATTTCTCCAGCACGTCGGCGACGAGCTCCGGGGTCACCCATCGGGTCACCACCCCCAGCCGCACATGATCGGATAATCCCACCCATGGATGCATGCCGGGCTCAACGACCGCGCTCCTGCAACGTCACCGCGAACTGCTTGCCACACTCAAGCAACGGCATTGACCCGGAACATCGAAATGGAACAAGATCGAACACCGGATGTTCTCCCACATCACCGCGAACTGGCGCGGCAGGCCCCTGACCAGCTACCAGGTCGTCATCGAGACCATCGCCGCCACGACCACTCGCACCGGGCTCAGAGTCGGAGCCGAACTCGACACCGGCTGGTATGACCTGGGCACCACAGTCCTACCCGCCGAGTTCCATGCTCTGCCCATCACACCCCATGCCTTCCACGGCGACTGGAACTACACCCTGGCACCGGTCGCACCCCGGCTCCCCGAACCGACCCCGAACCGACAACGGATCGATCCCACCCTGACCGCGATGCTCACCGACCCGGCCCTGACCGGCATGTCACGCTCCGATTTCGACCACCTGGTCGCCATCTCGGAACCGTACTGGGACGCCCTGGCCGAGGCGGCATTCCAACGACGCTTCCACCGCCCACGCAGCTACCTCCACCCGCAGACCAGCAGCCTCGACCACTACCACCGCCTACTGACCGCCCTGTTACGGGGTCTTCAAAGTTGAGTGGTGCGGAGGTGTCCGCGGGCTCGGCGTGTGGTGACGCAGTGTGTCCGTAGTCGTTGGTTGTCGGCATTGCGGAAGCCGAACGCGTTGCGGGCGACGAGCTTGATCACGCGGTTGATGCCCTCGCTCTTGGCGTTGCTGTGCCCGGTGTCGATGAACGCTTCGATCTCCGGCCACCAGCGGTCGACGGTGACGGCGAGCTGCCTCACCTCGGGGATGTCGGAGTCCGCGCACCAGGTGAGGAACTTCCAGCGAGCGTGGCCGACTTGATGGCGGTCGGCGCCAGTGCGGGCGAGCGCGAGGAGGTTGCGGAGGTTCTCCTTGGCGATCCACGCCGTCAGCAGGATCTGGCCGATCCTTCCCTCGCCCAGCAGTGCGTTCCACATCGTGGCGAACTGCTCGTCGGTGAGATCCTCTCGGTTGCGCAGCAGGCGCCGTCTGGCTTTCCACTCCGGGTCACTGGCGCGTCCGCGCCGGCCGCGGGTCTCGGCGGTGGTGCGGCGCCTGACCGTGGACAGCATCTTGTTGGCGAGCTGGACGACGTGGAAGTGATCGACCACGACGGTGGCGTGCGGGAGACCGGTGCGGACGGCGGCGCGGTAGGTGGTGGACATGTCGATGGCCACGTACTCGATGTTATTTCTCCAGGCCAGCGGGGTGGTTGCGAGCCAGGCGAGCACATCGGCGACGGTGCGGCCCTCGACCTGGCTGAGCAGGCCGCCGGCGCCGAGCGCGTCGACGAACCCCGTGTGCCACCGATCGCGCGTCAGCATCCATTTGCCCGTGGCGGGGTCCTGTTCCCAGCGCGGCCGTCCGCGCCGGGTCTCGTCGATGCCCAGCACCTTCACCTCGGGCAGCGGCGCCTGGGTGACCTCGTGTGCGGCGGTGCGGAAGGCGTCCATCACGGTGGGCCAGGACAGGTGCAGGTCACGGGCGGCCTGGATGACGGTGGAGGCGGCGTCGCGTATCCGCCGCCCGGCGGCACCGCGCAGCCGCATGGTGATCCGCGCGCCAGCCGGTAGCTGCGGGATCTGCTCGGTGAAGGACCGGCGCGGGCAGTCGGGCTCCCGGCACCACCAGCGGCGTTTGTGCCAGCGGAACTCCAGCCCGCTCCCGCCGTACGGCAGATCGCGGGGCCGGGTCGTCGCGGAGCCCTTCACCCGGGTGGCGAACACCCCGCACTCGGGGCAGGCCCGTGCCTGCTCATCGGCGGTGATCAGGTGCACCCGGCGGGTGCCGTCCTCCAGCCGCTCCACCCGCGCGACGGCCAGGCCGTCCAGGTCGAGCAGCGACGTCGTATCGTTGTCCAAGCCCGTGGTTTCTGGGTGATCGTTCTGCGTCGAGAACAGAAATGATCACTCATGGCCACGGGCATCCTGCTGCCAGGGCACCCCCCCCCACCACCCGTGATCCTCACGCAACGTGACAGCCAGTCAGTCCAGTCGGGACGACACACCGCTCAAGTTCGAAGACCCCTGTTACGCCGCCGCAGAGCCGTCACCAGCACACTTCTGGCCCAGCTCCTGAAAGTCGGCCGCACCAACCTGTCCAACCAGTTCCAAGACGGCCACCGTCTCCTGGACCTGCACCGCGTCGCGGTCACGCCGCTACCCGGGCCCCCCGGCCCGCACCCTCGCCCAACTACAAGCCCGCCTACCGTCACGCGACGACACCTGCACAGATCAACCCTGACAGTTATTCAGACACAGGCCCCCGCGGTGCCTGAGTACTGCCGTTGCACCCCGGCCGAGGTGGTGCCCTTCTTGAGGAGTTGGGTCGGGGACGGGACGCCGTGCACCTTCTCGGGTGCCGGTCTTCCCATCCCCGCCCGCCGAACCGGACGTGCCCGTTGGCCGAGCATCCGGCTCTCCACGCGATCCGATGAATCAGGCGAGGTATTCACTGACCTGGCCGACGAAGGCCACATCGTCGTGGTTGATCCGGCGGAAACGCGCCCCGCCCGGATCGACCTCATCGATGTTGTATGGCGTGCTGATCTTCGCTCCGCGGAAGCGGTAACGCTCGACCTTCATCTTCGCCGGGTTGTAGAGGGTGACCCCACCCTCTGCGATGCTGTCCGCTGCAAAGTAACGGCGGCGCATCTGTTTCCAGGTCATACGAGGGTGCTTGCGACGAATCCAGAGATTCATCCTCCGCCACGCGTACCAGCCGAGATACGAGAACGTTCTCTTCGAAACGCCGTAGCGGAAGTAAGCCGCCCAGCCCCGAAGGACCGGGTTGACCGTCCGCAGCACCTCCTTCAACGAGAGCGAGGTTGTGCCTCGCCCTGTCAGTTTCTTGATCTTGTGCATCGCCGATGCCAAGGCTTGCTTGGCCGGAATGGTGAGCACAACACGACGGCCGCCGCCCCAGAACCTGCGCTGGATGTGGAAGCCCAAGAAGACGAACCCGTCGTCGATGTGGGTGATGCGGGTCTTCTCGTCCGAGAGGGTCATCTTCATTCTGCTGGCCAGCAGTTCACCGATCTCCGCCTTCAGCGCCTCAGCGTCATCCCTCGTGCCATGAACAAGCACCACGAAGTCGTCCGCATAACGCACCAGCCGGAAGTTCGGCAGACCCTTGCGACGTCGATGCTGCCGACGCCACGCCGGGGTCATCTCGGTCTCCCAGATCCGCGAGAAATGCCGGTCCAGGACAGTGAGATAGATGTTAGCCAGCAGCGGGGAAACAACTCCTCCTTGCGGAGTACCCGTAAGGGACTCCGCGAACCCGCCCTGCAATTCGACAACCCCAGCCCGCAGAAACACGCTGACCAGCCGCAGAACCTTGCGGTCCTTGATGCGCTCGGCCACCAAGTTCATCAGAACATGGTGATCGACATTGTCGAAGCAAGCCTTGATGTCGCCCTCGATGACCCACTCGTAGTTTGACGGCTTGCTGGTGCAGTGGTGGATTTCGGCGATGGCATCCTGAGCCCGCCGGCCAGGCCGATACCCGTAACTGGACGGGTAGAAATCGACCTCGAAGATCGGCTCCAGAACCAGCTTGAGGGCCATCTGCGCCACCCGGTCACGCAGAGTCGGGATACCCAGGTAACGGACCTTGCCGTTCTTCTTCGGGATCACCGCCTGCTTGACCGGAAGCGCCGTGAAGGACCCGTCTTTGAGGGAGGAGCGCAGCTCCTCCAGAAACGGAATCACTCCGTGACGTTCCTCGACGTGATAACGGGTTAACCCGTCCACGCCTGCTGTCCTGGCACCCCGGTTGCCGGACACCCGTTCCCAGGCCACCAGCAATGTGGCCCGGTCACAGACCAAGTTGAATACATCCTTGAACCGTCGATGCGGCTCATTCCTTGCCCATCGGTGCAGCTTGAGCTGATGATCGAGTACCCGCCGCTCGGCCGCCATACTGCCCGGCCAAGATATCGGCGGTGCGTCGTTGTTCAACAACGTTCCTCCCCGACAGCAGCTCTGCTGCTATCACGCTGTCGCCGTGAAGTAGGCCGCCGGCGAGGTGCCCCAGCGGGGTCCTTTTCCGACGGCCCCTTCCCGAACCGGGCATGCGACTTATCACCGCACCCGGCTCTCCAGTGCCCAATTCCGCGAGCCCTGCCGGTCGGTGCGTCCATTGTGGATTTCACCGTGGCAGTCGCGGCAGACTACGAGGGTCTTGCGGCGACGTGATGCCATCCGCTGTGCCCACTCAGGCTGTT includes:
- a CDS encoding IS4 family transposase; the encoded protein is MHPWVGLSDHVRLGVVTRWVTPELVADVLEKCGVRDKKSGALPAGFMVYFTLALALFQQDSYDDVAEQLVGDIAELSGSIPNKSSFTRARRRLGPLVLETVFRELAGPLAPVGLESAFYRGMRLAAVDGFVLDAPDTTTNRAVFGGPVKNGQPAGFPQARVVTLTECGTYAQIDAAVGGFSGGEPELAVKMAGSAAGMLVIMDRCFPGVALWKAYTGAGAHLLIRARSSVAARPVEHLPDGTYMARMNLAGQTGAHPGGVLVRVVEYRVDGGEVVRLLTDLLDPVAYPAAELAGLYHARWEAESAFRQIKTFQRGPAEVLRSGDPDLVRQEVWAHLAVHHCLTQVILGLADDNGINPDRVSFVKVLKHVRRSVVRQCSDTPTKIKEFLAVLAEKVHRKLDSGARRLREADRHLKRPDSKYSSKLSYRINTRDRRPTRRVAAKVFTLQPAIVQ
- a CDS encoding ISL3 family transposase, with the translated sequence MDNDTTSLLDLDGLAVARVERLEDGTRRVHLITADEQARACPECGVFATRVKGSATTRPRDLPYGGSGLEFRWHKRRWWCREPDCPRRSFTEQIPQLPAGARITMRLRGAAGRRIRDAASTVIQAARDLHLSWPTVMDAFRTAAHEVTQAPLPEVKVLGIDETRRGRPRWEQDPATGKWMLTRDRWHTGFVDALGAGGLLSQVEGRTVADVLAWLATTPLAWRNNIEYVAIDMSTTYRAAVRTGLPHATVVVDHFHVVQLANKMLSTVRRRTTAETRGRRGRASDPEWKARRRLLRNREDLTDEQFATMWNALLGEGRIGQILLTAWIAKENLRNLLALARTGADRHQVGHARWKFLTWCADSDIPEVRQLAVTVDRWWPEIEAFIDTGHSNAKSEGINRVIKLVARNAFGFRNADNQRLRTHCVTTRRARGHLRTTQL
- the ltrA gene encoding group II intron reverse transcriptase/maturase, which produces MNNDAPPISWPGSMAAERRVLDHQLKLHRWARNEPHRRFKDVFNLVCDRATLLVAWERVSGNRGARTAGVDGLTRYHVEERHGVIPFLEELRSSLKDGSFTALPVKQAVIPKKNGKVRYLGIPTLRDRVAQMALKLVLEPIFEVDFYPSSYGYRPGRRAQDAIAEIHHCTSKPSNYEWVIEGDIKACFDNVDHHVLMNLVAERIKDRKVLRLVSVFLRAGVVELQGGFAESLTGTPQGGVVSPLLANIYLTVLDRHFSRIWETEMTPAWRRQHRRRKGLPNFRLVRYADDFVVLVHGTRDDAEALKAEIGELLASRMKMTLSDEKTRITHIDDGFVFLGFHIQRRFWGGGRRVVLTIPAKQALASAMHKIKKLTGRGTTSLSLKEVLRTVNPVLRGWAAYFRYGVSKRTFSYLGWYAWRRMNLWIRRKHPRMTWKQMRRRYFAADSIAEGGVTLYNPAKMKVERYRFRGAKISTPYNIDEVDPGGARFRRINHDDVAFVGQVSEYLA